GCTAAAGTGCAAGTCGCAGAATTGCTGCCCGATGAATTTAACCCACACAAATACAGTTTAAAGCAAGCGTTGCAGTTGCTGCATCGCCCTGCTCCAAGTATTTCGCCTGAGCAGCTCGAAAAAGGTGAACACCCCGCACAGAAACGCCTGATTTTTGAAGAGTTGTTGGCACATAATTTGGCAATGCAACAGGTGCGATTGGGCGTGCAGCAACATTTTGCCGAGCCGTTGCGTTATCAAACCGATCTCAAACAGCGATTTTTAGCCTGCCTGCCGTTTCAGCCGACCAATGCTCAACAGCGTGTCACGTTGGATATTGAACAGGATCTTGCCAAACCGCACCCGATGATGCGGTTGGTGCAAGGCGATGTCGGTTCGGGCAAAACCTTGGTGGCGGCATTGGCGGCGTTGCTAGCGATTGATAACGGCAAGCAAGTGGCGTTAATGGCTCCGACTGAAATTCTCGCCGAGCAGCACGCCAATAATTTTGCCAACTGGCTCAAACCGTTTGGCATTGAAGTTGGCTGGTTGGCGGGCAAAGTGAAAGGCAAAGCCCGCAATGCACAGTTGGAAGCAATTAAAAATGGTGAAGTACAGATGATTATTGGCACCCACGTGCTGTTTCAAGATCAAGTCGAATTTGCCGATTTAGCCTTAGTGATCATTGATGAACAGCACCGCTTCGGCGTGCATCAGCGGCTCACTTTACGAGAAAAAGGGGCAAAGGGCGATGTTTATCCGCACCAGCTGATTATGACCGCCACGCCGATTCCACGCACCTTGGCGATGACCGTTTACGCTGACTTGGATACCTCAATTATTGATGAGCTTCCCCCTGGGCGAACGCCGATTACTACCGTGGCGGTGTCGGAAGATCGGCGCGATGAAATCGTCCGTCGAGTCTATTCCGCCTGTAAAAATGAACATCGCCAAGCCTATTGGGTTTGTACCTTGATTGACGAAAGCGAAGTGCTAGAAGCTCAAGCAGCGGCGGCAACGGCGGAAGATTTACAACGAGCTTTGCCTGATTTGCGAATTGGTTTGGTGCACGGGCGAATGAAACCGCAAGAAAAACAAGCGATTATGGCAGAATTTAAAGCGGGTAATCTCGATTTATTAGTGGCGACCACGGTGATCGAAGTCGGTGTGGATGTGCCAAATGCAAGTTTGATGATTATCGAAAATTCCGAACGGCTTGGCTTGGCACAGCTACATCAGTTGCGTGGACGCGTTGGGCGAGGGGCGACGGCATCGCATTGCGTGCTGATGTACAAAGCCCCGCTTGGCAAAATTTCGCAAAAACGTTTGGCGGTGCTGCGAGATAGCCAAGACGGCTTTGTGATTGCCGAGAAAGATCTGGAAATTCGTGGGCCTGGCGAAGTGCTTGGCACCAAACAAACGGGAATGGCGGAGTTCAAAATTGCCAACTTGATGCGAGATCGCAAA
The nucleotide sequence above comes from Pasteurellaceae bacterium Orientalotternb1. Encoded proteins:
- a CDS encoding ATP-dependent DNA helicase RecG → MSQQLLDGVPLTALSGVGAAISEKLSRIGINNVQDLLFHLPIRYEDRTRITPIIDLRPESYATIEGIVQLTEVQFGKRPILSTTLSDGTSKITLKFFNFNAGMKNSLAVGVRVKAFGEVKRGRYMAEIHHPEYQIIRGNEPLVLAETLTPIYSTTEGLKQASLRKLTEQALALLAKVQVAELLPDEFNPHKYSLKQALQLLHRPAPSISPEQLEKGEHPAQKRLIFEELLAHNLAMQQVRLGVQQHFAEPLRYQTDLKQRFLACLPFQPTNAQQRVTLDIEQDLAKPHPMMRLVQGDVGSGKTLVAALAALLAIDNGKQVALMAPTEILAEQHANNFANWLKPFGIEVGWLAGKVKGKARNAQLEAIKNGEVQMIIGTHVLFQDQVEFADLALVIIDEQHRFGVHQRLTLREKGAKGDVYPHQLIMTATPIPRTLAMTVYADLDTSIIDELPPGRTPITTVAVSEDRRDEIVRRVYSACKNEHRQAYWVCTLIDESEVLEAQAAAATAEDLQRALPDLRIGLVHGRMKPQEKQAIMAEFKAGNLDLLVATTVIEVGVDVPNASLMIIENSERLGLAQLHQLRGRVGRGATASHCVLMYKAPLGKISQKRLAVLRDSQDGFVIAEKDLEIRGPGEVLGTKQTGMAEFKIANLMRDRKMIPLVQNYAKQLIVKYPDIADKLIKRWLNEKTMYSQA